Proteins encoded together in one Coffea arabica cultivar ET-39 chromosome 2c, Coffea Arabica ET-39 HiFi, whole genome shotgun sequence window:
- the LOC140035707 gene encoding uncharacterized protein — protein sequence MTSKDIGWDHGKPVDGNRKIMRCNYCGKIMHGGITRLKEHVGHVMGQVEPCPRASSEVRDLMKMHLKVADNPYYQLMIDEIVKAGSGIKGPSAYQIGNEYLDKEFEELEKYFGDIYDKFSTFGCTLMCDGWSTRTEHPIINFMVYCDRHMIYHSLVDCTNIKKTAEYIFKLMDVEIEVVGEKNVVQVVTDSESSMKAAGQLLMTKRKNLFWSPCAAHCIDLMLEDIGKMDNVKETITQGKKITKLKRMCTSNERAEFNNTTKRKVEAIKVAELILSEKFWEKVRNVCAIMEPLVKVLKTIDQDNKPILPIIYEAMDRAKMAIQKLIKIFANKKGGFGSAIAARTLPKSLPDNLDWLDKGIHQTESESSEYQEHDSDGFGDTLSQYITKRNKKGLAASSSRKQKNKTNQTSKQTVPSSSNKSDSSNDDDDNGDGGNNCFRHSSYNEDSQQARGMSWAQGQDNYYANQDTDHGYRPGIEAQR from the exons ATGACGAGCAAGGATATTGGTTGGGATCATGGTAAACCCGTGGATGGGAATAGAAAAATTATGAGATGCAATTATTGTGGAAAAATAATGCATGGTGGCATTACAAGGTTGAAAGAACATGTCGGTCATGTCATGGGACAAGTTGAACCTTGTCCAAGGGCCTCAAGTGAAGTTAGAGATTTAATGAAAATGCATCTAAAGGTTG CTGACAATCCTTATTAtcaattgatgattgatgaaATTGTCAAAGCTGGTTCTGGTATTAAAGGCCCTTCAGCTTATCAAATTGGAAATGAATATTTAGATAAAGAATTTGAAGAGCTTGAGAAATATTTTGGAgatatttatgataaattttcaacttttggtTGTACACTTATGTGTGATGGGTGGAGCACTCGTACAGAACATCCAATAATAAATTTTATGGTATATTGTGATAGGCACATGATATACCATAGTTTAGTTGATTGTACCAATATCAAGAAAACTGCTGAATATATTTTCAAGTTAATGGATGTGGAAATAGAGGTTGTGGGAGAAAAAAATGTTGTACAAGTTGTGACAGATAGTGAATCTAGTATGAAAGCAGCTGGACAACTGTtgatgacaaaaagaaaaaatcttttCTGGTCACCTTGCGCTGCGCATTGTATAGATTTGATGTTGGAGGatattggcaaaatggataatGTAAAAGAAACTATTACTCAGGGGAAGAAGATAACAA AACTGAAAAGAATGTGCACCTCAAATGAACGGGCAGAGTTTAATAACACTACCAAGAGAAAAGTAGAAGCTATTAAAGTAGCTGAGTTGATATTGTCAGAGAAGTTTTGGGAAAAAGTTAGAAATGTGTGTGCAATAATGGAGCCTCTGGTCAAAGTTTTAAAGACTATTGATCAAGATAATAAGCCAATATTGCCAATTATTTATGAGGCAATGGATAGAGCAAAAATGGCTATTCAAAAGTTG ATCAAAATTTTTGCAAACAAAAAGGGAGGCTTTGGAAGTGCTATTGCAGCAAGAACATTACCAAAATCTTTACCAG ATAATCTGGATTGGTTGGATAAGGGCATTCATCAAACTGAATCAGAAAGTAGTGAATATCAAGAACATGACAGCGATGGTTTTGGTGATACATTGTCCCAATATATTaccaaaagaaataagaaaggTCTTGCTGCATCCTCAAgtaggaaacaaaaaaataagaCTAACCAAACCAGTAAGCAGACTGTTCCATCATCTTCAAATAAAAGTGACAGCagtaatgatgatgatgacaatGGAGACGGAGGGAACAATTGTTTCAGGCATAGTAGTTACAATGAAGATAGCCAACAAGCAAGAGGTATGTCATGGGCTCAAGGACAAGATAATTATTATGCTAATCAAGATACTGATCATGGCTATCGTCCTGGTATAGAAGCACAACGTTAA